From the genome of Sporomusa sphaeroides DSM 2875:
GGTTCTTGCAGCCATTGTCCGGTAACAAGTTTGCGCCCGGTTATTAGTGACCGCCTGACAAAAACTACACCTCGCTCCAAATCAACACAATCCCATTGCAGACCAAATATTTCACCAAGCCTCATACCGGTTGATAGTGCCAATAATATTACGATATATGGAACTTGACCTTTTTGCTTAGCAACACAAAGTAACGCCGTCACCTGCTCTTTCGTCATAAGGCATATCTCTTTCTTGGTTAGTTTAGGCGGAATCGTATCTTTTACTACATTTCTTATCACCAGCCCTGCCTTAACGGCTTGTTCAAGGGCCATACTTAAGTATCTTCGAGTGGCTTTAACTGTACTTGTTGAAATACCATTTCCATTCTTTCCTCCCTCATTTAATAGCTTATTTAGTAAGCGTTGGACATCCGGAGATTTCAGTTTTCCAATCTGAACATTACCTAGTTGTGGCTTCACATAACATCGCAAACAGCCTTCATACTTATCATACGATTTAACCCGAACTTTTTGTTTAACATAATCTTGTAACCAACGTTCTAGCCACTCCCAAAGTGTAGTTTTGTCGGTACCCGGCAGCAAACCACCCTCCAAATTCTCCAGCCATTGTTGACCAATTTTTAAAGATGCAGCCTTTGTCTGCGTTCCTTTGAGCTTTTTGCGTTTCGTTTCACCAGTCATGGGGTCTTTGTAGGTAACTTTAACAAAATAACATTCTCTTTTTCTATCCCATTCCAGAGTGCCTTCCCCATGACCACGATGTGAACTATTTGCCATGTTATTCCCTCCTATCCCAAATAATGTCTGACTAAGCACCTTGTGTGCATGCCTCATTAAGCAGACTGTCAACATACCACGACGGAACAAATACTCTTTTGCCTACACGCACCGACGGAATAACGCCTTTTTTTACAGCCGCATATATCCCTGCTCGGCTCATGGGAATTGGTCCTCCATTTTTTCTTAACAGTTCCGGTAATTCGTAAAGTGTTTTGTTGATTGACATGTGTACATTCCTCCTAATTAATCTTATAAGAGATGCGCAGTGTCATCTCAAATTGCTTATAACAAATTTATTTCGACTAACAGTACCATACACCACTAATTACTCCTCTCGCCCTGCATAATCCATATAGCTTTAACTTCGACACTTGTTATTCATTAGCAATAACCGAAAAGCTTTTATTTATTTAGCTTATCTTTTTTTTTAATGAAATTTCATTGCTTAAGAAATTACGTTTCTTTTGTAATATAAAAAAATTTCCTTCCCAACTATATCACGTCCAAACTACGCCCATTTTTATATTTCCATTTTCGTCTGGGTCATTAAATTTTTTCACGAGAACACTATTGTCATTTTCAAGAAAGTACTGCACTCCTTTAGACTCCTTTGCTTCTTCATTGCCACATATGCCTATTTTAGCTAGGTCACGGTACGCTAGCCACAGGAATGCACCAAAGAAATTCACCATGTTTTTAGAATATTCTTCGACCAGTTCTTCGGAAGTCCACATTCGTTTTTCAATGGTAAGTGCGTATTTACGGTACTCCCGAACAACTGCTGGTGAAAGTCGATGCTGAGCACCATTAATCAACCTGTAACTCGCAATAAACTCATAAACAGTATCACTTGGGTATTCTGTAATTTTGCCAACCCCGCGTCCTCCACCGCGTCTCTCCGGCTGAGGTATTAACTTATCATTTTCATAATTAAGGAGAGTTCTCGTTGTTATTTTAATTTTTTTATTATCTAACTCTTGTACAATGGTAGTTGGATTCTTAACATTAGTGGACTCATTAAAGTGCATACAACACCTCTTATCAATTATTATAATGAATAAGAACTTCCGTTTCATTTTTAATATTAATATACACTGGATTTTTAGTTCAGTCAAGTACTTTTTGATTTTTTTTAAATAGCTAGTTGTAAAAGTAATACTACATATAAAGAAGCCACTGGCACTCAAAAATTGAGTAGCCAACGGCTTCTTTTTTATACAGGTGCTCCTCTTGAAAGCCAGTCTCGCAAGGCGTCCCGGTAAACCTTATATACCCTTCCTATTTGTACTCGCGGCAAGGTGCCTTCTTTCAGCATTGCATATACTTGATTTGTGCTGATGGAGAGTATCTCGGCAACCTGCTTCGTATTTAAGACAAGTGGATAATTATCCCAACTATTGGATTGCATTAGCAACATCCTCCTTGTGAGACAGCAATACCATCAAAGCTGCGGTACTGTTGTACTTTTCAGCGTAATCATAGGCATCTCTGCCCAGATAATCATTAGCAGTTTCTACGGCTGCACCGTTTTCTAGTGGTAACTTAATCATAGCAACATCGTTATTACGCACAGCAACCATTAGCGGCGTAATTTTCGCTTGCCCTGCTATTATGTTTGGAGTTAGTCCTTGGCCTAGCAAACCTTTAACTCCGACCAAGTCTTTAGTGGCAACCATTTGAAAGAGCTGTCTATGTGGTTTACGCACTCTTGCTCACCTCGTCAGTAATCTTAAGAAATTCCCGCTTGTGTTTTTTTAGGTCATAGGGGTAATCTTGAATTAGCCTATCTAGCCGATGACGCAATTCTGCCGGAACAGCAATTCCCATTAGTGCTGACCATCTATCTAAACAGCAGCGCCGTTTAATCCCACGTAACAATTTCAAATTTAAGGGTGGTTTAGGTAATCCGCTTTCGTCATAAATGGCTATTGACTCGTATTCACCGCAGTTAACCATCAAATCTCTAGCGGTCATACCAAAATCATTAGTCACATAACAATCCGGGTTATACCTTACCAATAACTTAACCATAGCAGGTGTTGCTGCCAATATTAGTGCAAAACCAACAAGTTCAGGGAAGTCCTTAAAGCCTTGCTCTAGCAAATATTCAGCCATTTGCTCATGCCCGTTTTCTACAGCGTGCCACAGAGCATACCAACCTACATCATCTCGGGCAAGTATATCCACGCCCCCGTCTAGCAGGTTTATTACTTCTGCTAGGTCACCCATCCTGGCTGCAAAATTGAAATTCTCATTAAGAATTGACTGGTTCATCTTCATCGTCTCCTGTGTATTTTTCGATATTATCTCTCATGTCCTGAAAAACCTCCGCTGTCATAATGGGTAGCATTTTGCTCCCATAAAGAGCTTGACTCTGCGGGTCGCCAGTAGGATGTCCGTATAGCAATTCCTTTGCATACTGTTCAGCTTTTTCCACCATTACAGCATCAACACTAGTACCACCCTGTGGCGCTGGTACGCCGCCATATATATTAACTGCTTTTAACACCTCAACTGCGATTCTGCTATCACCACTATCGAGTGCGGCCTCCATGACATCTAAAGACTTAGTTACCATTCCCCTAAGCCGTTCATGGGCTTCACTCCAAAGCTCTTTGCGACGAGAATTGAGCTGGGCCATAAAAAAGGGGTTACGAGTCTTCCATCTGGTTATAGTATGTCTATTCACTCCGAGCACCTCGGCAGTTTTAACCACGCCAACACCGGAAGCAAGAAGGTCTATAGCATTCAATTGCTGAACAGTCAATTTAGGGTGTATTGGGGAACTATAGGGCATAGTATTCACCTCGCTTACAATAACAGTCTTCCATCTTCAAGAAATCGTTCAGGGTTTAGCTCAATGGTAATTGCAGGTAAGCATTCGTACTTCGAGCCATATAAAACTATTCCCCTTGCAGAGCTCTCATTATGCTCTAACGCTACTCCTTCTTTAGCTAAGGAATACAAGAACTGATGCAGTTCAGGCGCTACCGATTCAAATTGACAAAGAAACCTTGACCAATCTTCAGATATTTCCGGCTCCACCGTTGGCACTACCGGTTCTTTTCCGAACTTTAACGCTGCAAATTTGTCAATAAGGGACATTTGAAACACCTCACTAGTATCATTTATAATAAAATAATAAGTTTGTAATAAGCCGTTATTACAACATATTACCTGCCTGTACCGATACATTTAGCCGATGTAATAATGTAATAAATTTTTCAGACATACACCCAAATATTTTAAGAGCGTATCCTTACCTCCACAGCAGAGATATATCAAAAAAATATATGGTATATTATCATTTATTACTTTATTACATTATTACAACAAGCTATTGTCATCGGTACTGGCCGGACTATTTTTGTAATAAATTTGTAATAACTTTTATTACATTTATTACGCCAGCAGTGGCAAGCGGATTTCGATTACCATAGCATTTTTTCTATCAGGGTTGCGTTTGCTTTTATAGTCAACTTTTTTACCCTTTGAGTTGATATGCGGTATTAGCCATTGTCGGGCTAGAAAATCCGCCTTGACTCTGATAGCATTAAACCCGCCATCTTTCATTGCCCTTGTAAAAGTACCTGAGTTGATAAAGACCGTGTTGCCGTCCTCAATCCAGCCGTATTCGTATCGCGCATCACAATCAAAGCGTCGGGTATTTTCTTGCATCCATGAATGGAAGTGCATAATGGCACGGGTTGCCTCATCTGCTTCCGACTTGGTTTCTAACTGTTTAGCAATGGTTTCAAGCATTGCCCAGCAATCATTTACAGCAGTGTCTTCATCTTCCGCAAATATCCATTGCGAAACCAGTACATCTGCTGTGGCGATAAGTGCAAGTGCGCTTTGATGACTACCCATTAGGTCGGATGTTTGCTCTTGTAGCTTTTTGCAAATGGACTGAAATAGTTCGCTGAGCTCAGAGTAATCAATAAGCCGCCGGATAAACTCTGACCCTGCCGTACCATAGACACTATCTAACCTCTGGTGTAACTTCGAACCGTAACTTTCCGGAACAACACTTTGCGAGTGGAGTTCAAGCACCCTACTTTTAACACCGGTAGCGGAACTGGTATCAGACATCGGATGTTCTCCTGTGGTTATCGCTAACGTTCTCCAGTTTTGATAGTTGGCTAAGCCACCAGTTTTGTTACCGCGTGTCCGGCCCTTCCCTTCTCCGAGCATGTAAAGAAGCGACTCAACAAAACTTTGCTTATTAGCAACTGCAACTATCTGCTTTTCATCAATAACAAGCGGTAAGTTTGATAGAAAGCCGACCT
Proteins encoded in this window:
- a CDS encoding tyrosine-type recombinase/integrase, with the translated sequence MANSSHRGHGEGTLEWDRKRECYFVKVTYKDPMTGETKRKKLKGTQTKAASLKIGQQWLENLEGGLLPGTDKTTLWEWLERWLQDYVKQKVRVKSYDKYEGCLRCYVKPQLGNVQIGKLKSPDVQRLLNKLLNEGGKNGNGISTSTVKATRRYLSMALEQAVKAGLVIRNVVKDTIPPKLTKKEICLMTKEQVTALLCVAKQKGQVPYIVILLALSTGMRLGEIFGLQWDCVDLERGVVFVRRSLITGRKLVTGQWLQEPKTQKSKRQIPLPDKVTEELRIYKTWQEEQIAQLGDKYENNNFVVANMFGRPVDTSNFTTRHFKAMLVDAGIDRSIKFHDLRHTHATLLLLEGINPKIVQERLGHSTVTMTLDTYSHLLPDMQDTAVKALEGLFRESSTGYSVGVQTSVCIPEERRDAA
- a CDS encoding helix-turn-helix domain-containing protein; translated protein: MLLMQSNSWDNYPLVLNTKQVAEILSISTNQVYAMLKEGTLPRVQIGRVYKVYRDALRDWLSRGAPV
- a CDS encoding ankyrin repeat domain-containing protein; this encodes MRKPHRQLFQMVATKDLVGVKGLLGQGLTPNIIAGQAKITPLMVAVRNNDVAMIKLPLENGAAVETANDYLGRDAYDYAEKYNSTAALMVLLSHKEDVANAIQ
- a CDS encoding ankyrin repeat domain-containing protein → MNQSILNENFNFAARMGDLAEVINLLDGGVDILARDDVGWYALWHAVENGHEQMAEYLLEQGFKDFPELVGFALILAATPAMVKLLVRYNPDCYVTNDFGMTARDLMVNCGEYESIAIYDESGLPKPPLNLKLLRGIKRRCCLDRWSALMGIAVPAELRHRLDRLIQDYPYDLKKHKREFLKITDEVSKSA
- a CDS encoding helix-turn-helix domain-containing protein, which encodes MPYSSPIHPKLTVQQLNAIDLLASGVGVVKTAEVLGVNRHTITRWKTRNPFFMAQLNSRRKELWSEAHERLRGMVTKSLDVMEAALDSGDSRIAVEVLKAVNIYGGVPAPQGGTSVDAVMVEKAEQYAKELLYGHPTGDPQSQALYGSKMLPIMTAEVFQDMRDNIEKYTGDDEDEPVNS